A portion of the Fusobacterium perfoetens ATCC 29250 genome contains these proteins:
- a CDS encoding xanthine phosphoribosyltransferase, giving the protein MEMLKKMIIEKGHVSNSALLKVDSFLNHQIDPNLMYAMGEEFKRIFGDLGVNKILTIEASGIAIGVTTAHAFQVPLVFAKKNKPSTMGDSYNTVVRSFTKGKEYNITVSKEFLNKGDKILIVDDFLAMGNAILGLKTIVEEAGAEVVGVGIAVEKGFQDGAKILKGAGINLHSLAIIDSLENDKITLR; this is encoded by the coding sequence ATGGAAATGCTAAAAAAAATGATAATTGAAAAAGGTCATGTTTCAAATTCGGCTTTATTAAAAGTAGACAGCTTTTTAAATCATCAAATTGATCCCAATTTAATGTATGCTATGGGAGAAGAATTTAAAAGAATATTTGGTGATTTAGGTGTAAATAAAATATTGACAATTGAGGCTTCTGGAATAGCTATAGGAGTTACAACAGCACATGCCTTTCAAGTACCTTTAGTTTTTGCTAAAAAAAATAAGCCATCTACAATGGGAGATAGTTATAATACTGTTGTTCGTTCATTTACAAAAGGAAAAGAATATAATATTACAGTTTCTAAAGAATTTTTAAACAAAGGGGATAAAATACTTATAGTTGATGATTTTCTTGCTATGGGAAATGCAATTTTAGGTTTAAAAACAATAGTTGAAGAAGCTGGAGCAGAGGTAGTAGGAGTTGGAATTGCTGTAGAAAAAGGATTTCAAGATGGAGCAAAAATTTTAAAAGGAGCAGGAATAAACTTACATTCTCTAGCAATTATTGATAGTTTAGAAAATGATAAAATTACTCTTAGATAA
- the rfbB gene encoding dTDP-glucose 4,6-dehydratase: MKIIVTGGAGFIGGNFVHYMLKKYNDYKIICLDKLTYAGNLETLAPVMENKNFKFVKGDIADREFVYNLFEEEKPDIIVNFAAESHVDRSIEDPGIFLQTNVIGTGVLLDACKKYGIKRYHQVSTDEVYGDLPLDRPDLFFTESTPLHTSSPYSASKASADLLVQAYHRTFKLPITISRCSNNYGPYHFPEKLIPLMIANALNDKQLPVYGKGENVRDWLYVEDHCRAIDMIIHNGRVGEVYNIGGHNERTNLEVVKTIIKELGKSEDLIKYVTDRPGHDMRYAIDPTKIKEELGWEPETLFDEGIKKTIKWYLDNKEWWTNIINGEYQNYYKKMYENK; encoded by the coding sequence ATGAAAATAATAGTAACAGGTGGAGCTGGATTTATTGGTGGAAATTTTGTCCACTATATGTTAAAAAAATATAATGACTATAAAATTATCTGTCTTGATAAATTAACTTATGCTGGAAATCTTGAAACTTTAGCTCCTGTAATGGAAAATAAAAACTTTAAATTTGTAAAAGGAGATATTGCTGATAGAGAATTTGTATATAATCTTTTTGAAGAAGAAAAACCAGATATAATAGTTAATTTTGCTGCAGAAAGTCATGTGGATAGGTCAATAGAAGACCCTGGAATATTTTTACAAACAAATGTGATAGGAACAGGTGTTTTATTAGATGCTTGTAAAAAATATGGAATAAAAAGATATCATCAAGTTTCAACTGATGAAGTTTATGGAGATTTACCTTTAGATAGACCAGATTTATTTTTCACAGAAAGTACTCCATTACACACATCAAGTCCATATTCTGCTTCAAAAGCTTCTGCTGATTTATTAGTACAAGCTTATCATAGAACATTTAAACTACCTATTACAATATCAAGATGTTCTAACAATTATGGACCATACCATTTTCCAGAAAAATTAATTCCTTTAATGATAGCTAATGCACTAAATGATAAGCAACTACCTGTTTATGGAAAAGGTGAAAATGTAAGAGATTGGTTATATGTAGAAGACCATTGTAGAGCAATAGATATGATAATTCATAATGGAAGAGTTGGAGAAGTCTATAATATTGGTGGACATAATGAAAGGACTAATTTAGAAGTAGTAAAAACTATAATAAAAGAGCTTGGAAAGTCAGAAGATTTAATAAAATATGTAACAGATAGACCAGGACATGATATGCGTTACGCAATAGACCCAACAAAAATAAAAGAAGAATTAGGTTGGGAACCAGAAACTTTATTTGATGAAGGAATAAAGAAAACAATAAAATGGTATTTAGATAATAAAGAATGGTGGACAAATATAATAAACGGAGAATACCAAAATTATTATAAAAAAATGTATGAAAATAAATAG
- a CDS encoding DEAD/DEAH box helicase: MELSLMDSYKTSLINSEFNSFEEYQHKLLSNNEEKIITTIRSQLENCDEFIISVAFITESGITLLLEQLRILEEKNIQGKILTGDYLNFTQPKALKKLLSYKNIEIKLLSKEKFHAKGYFFRKSNIWTMIIGSSNLTQTALTTNFEWNLKVTSLENGKLIQDSLEKFNNIFLDLPILTMEDIEKYENLYLSSREFYKKINYENEKILLKDVKPNLMQKEALENLEVLRKNEKKGLLISATGTGKTYLGAFDVKKVKPKKFLFLAHRKNILDKSLLTFKSIIDDKKMGIYGECPIDTDYLFAMVQTLNRDEHLSNFSPEYFDYIIVDEVHHGGAKTYQKIINYFKPKFILGMTATPERSDNFDIYKMFDHNIVYEIRLHDALKENLLCPFHYFGISDILIDGKEISEDTTIKDLVIDKRVDHILEKSKYYGYSGEKLHGLIFVSRVEEVYELERKFLEREILSIGLTGKNTNEERENAISKLEKGEISYIISVDIFNEGIDIPCVNQVIFLRPTESSIIYIQQLGRGLRKYNDKDYVVILDFIGNYKNNFLIPTAISQNNSFDKDYMKRFLINGTNMIPGESSIIFEEIVKERIFENINSTNFSTKKNIEHDFNLLEKQLGRIPFLFDFFNRNMIEPNIILKYKKDYDEVLKVLRPKFVENLTKLEKNYLEYLSSFFTPSKRLHEMNILKLILEKGKITIEEIEKTIKERYFLNNQKESIENALKHFTKEIFTSLSTAKTYEPIIKRDNNIFIIEDDFKKSYDKNNYFKKLIDDLINYNLAYVEKNYKQTGEKSILKYKEYTKQQGFWNLNLDFNNGYQVSGYTTFEEEKKVIIFITLDNNNLFDNQFVNSGIFTWFSKNNRYLEKKGVKTIEGKIADNYYSIEVFMKKKEGENFYYLGEVERVMEFQQCFNEKEESYIKYTLKLKNEIQKDLFEYFIL, encoded by the coding sequence ATGGAATTATCTTTAATGGATAGTTATAAAACTAGTTTAATTAATAGTGAATTTAATTCTTTTGAAGAATATCAACATAAATTACTTTCTAATAATGAAGAAAAGATAATAACTACTATCAGAAGTCAATTAGAAAATTGTGATGAATTTATAATTTCTGTAGCATTTATAACAGAGAGTGGAATAACTTTATTATTAGAACAACTTAGAATTTTAGAGGAAAAAAATATACAGGGAAAAATTCTTACAGGAGATTATCTTAATTTTACTCAACCTAAAGCATTAAAGAAATTACTTTCATACAAAAATATAGAGATAAAATTATTATCTAAAGAAAAATTCCATGCTAAAGGATATTTTTTTAGAAAAAGTAATATTTGGACAATGATAATAGGAAGTAGTAATCTTACTCAAACAGCTTTAACTACTAATTTTGAATGGAATTTAAAAGTAACTTCTTTAGAAAATGGAAAATTAATACAAGATTCTTTAGAAAAATTTAATAATATTTTTTTGGATTTACCAATTCTTACTATGGAAGATATAGAAAAATATGAAAATTTGTATCTATCTAGTAGAGAATTTTATAAAAAAATAAATTATGAAAATGAGAAAATATTATTAAAAGATGTAAAACCAAATTTAATGCAAAAAGAAGCTTTAGAAAATTTAGAGGTTTTAAGAAAAAATGAAAAAAAAGGACTTTTAATAAGTGCTACAGGTACAGGCAAAACTTATCTTGGAGCTTTTGATGTAAAAAAAGTTAAACCTAAAAAATTTTTATTTTTAGCCCATAGAAAAAATATTTTGGATAAGTCACTTCTTACATTTAAAAGTATAATTGATGATAAAAAAATGGGGATATATGGGGAATGTCCTATTGATACAGACTATTTATTTGCTATGGTACAAACTTTAAATAGAGATGAACACCTTAGCAATTTTTCTCCAGAATATTTTGATTACATAATAGTAGATGAGGTTCATCATGGAGGAGCTAAAACTTATCAGAAAATAATTAATTATTTTAAACCTAAATTTATTTTAGGGATGACGGCTACTCCAGAAAGAAGTGATAATTTTGATATTTATAAGATGTTTGACCACAATATAGTTTATGAAATCAGATTACATGATGCTTTAAAAGAAAATTTACTTTGCCCTTTCCATTATTTTGGTATTTCTGATATTTTAATTGATGGAAAAGAGATATCTGAAGATACTACTATAAAAGATTTAGTTATAGATAAAAGAGTTGACCATATACTTGAAAAAAGTAAATATTATGGATATTCTGGAGAAAAGTTACATGGACTTATATTTGTATCAAGAGTAGAGGAAGTTTATGAATTAGAAAGAAAATTTCTTGAGAGAGAAATATTATCCATTGGACTAACAGGAAAAAATACAAATGAAGAGAGAGAGAATGCAATCTCAAAATTGGAAAAAGGAGAGATTTCATATATTATATCTGTAGATATATTTAATGAGGGGATAGATATTCCTTGTGTAAATCAAGTTATATTTTTAAGACCAACAGAATCTTCTATAATTTATATTCAACAATTAGGTCGTGGGCTTAGAAAATATAATGACAAAGATTATGTAGTTATTCTTGATTTTATAGGAAATTATAAAAATAACTTTTTAATTCCTACTGCTATATCTCAAAATAATAGTTTTGATAAAGATTATATGAAAAGATTTTTAATTAATGGGACAAATATGATTCCAGGGGAAAGTAGTATAATTTTTGAAGAGATAGTGAAAGAAAGAATATTTGAAAATATAAATTCTACAAATTTTTCTACTAAAAAAAATATTGAACATGATTTTAATTTATTAGAAAAACAACTTGGAAGAATTCCTTTTTTATTTGATTTCTTTAATAGAAATATGATAGAACCAAATATAATTTTGAAGTATAAAAAAGATTATGATGAAGTTTTAAAAGTTTTAAGACCAAAATTTGTAGAAAATTTAACAAAATTAGAAAAAAATTATTTAGAATATTTATCATCATTTTTTACTCCAAGTAAAAGACTACATGAGATGAATATTTTAAAACTAATTTTGGAAAAAGGAAAAATAACTATTGAGGAGATAGAAAAAACTATAAAAGAAAGATATTTTTTAAATAATCAAAAAGAAAGTATAGAGAATGCTTTAAAACATTTTACAAAAGAGATATTTACAAGTCTTTCTACAGCAAAAACTTATGAGCCTATAATTAAAAGAGATAATAATATATTTATTATAGAAGATGACTTTAAAAAGTCGTATGATAAAAATAATTATTTTAAAAAATTGATAGATGATTTAATAAATTATAACTTAGCTTATGTAGAAAAAAATTATAAACAAACAGGAGAAAAATCTATATTAAAATATAAAGAGTACACAAAACAACAAGGATTTTGGAATCTTAATTTAGATTTTAATAATGGGTATCAAGTTAGTGGATATACAACATTTGAAGAAGAAAAAAAGGTTATAATTTTTATAACTTTAGACAACAATAATTTATTTGATAATCAATTTGTAAATTCTGGTATTTTTACATGGTTTTCAAAAAATAATCGTTATTTAGAGAAAAAGGGAGTAAAAACTATTGAAGGAAAGATAGCAGATAATTATTATAGTATTGAAGTTTTTATGAAGAAAAAAGAGGGAGAAAATTTTTATTATCTAGGAGAAGTAGAGAGAGTTATGGAATTTCAACAATGTTTTAATGAAAAAGAAGAAAGTTATATAAAATATACTTTAAAATTAAAAAATGAAATTCAAAAAGATTTATTTGAATATTTCATATTATAA
- the proB gene encoding glutamate 5-kinase → MENTREKIKSSKRIVIKVGTSTLTYSNGNLNFHLMNRLAWVLADLKNQEKDVILVTSGAIGVGSKKLNFKTRPTEIREKQAAAAVGQAELMHIYQNFLGEYNQGVAQVLLTKDDFKEGERKTNTTNTLETLLSFGVIPIVNANDTISTFEIEFSDNDRLSASVASLLKSDLLIILTDIDALYDSNPKTHPEAKRISYVEKVTDDILKMGGEKGSEFSVGGMETKLLAARECYDGGVMMAIIDGSNPLYIEDLIQGKDIGTIFGCSK, encoded by the coding sequence ATGGAAAATACAAGAGAAAAAATAAAATCCTCTAAAAGAATAGTTATAAAAGTTGGAACTTCAACATTAACATATTCAAATGGAAATTTGAATTTTCATCTTATGAATAGACTTGCTTGGGTTTTAGCTGATCTAAAAAATCAAGAAAAAGATGTAATTTTGGTTACTTCTGGAGCTATTGGAGTAGGTTCTAAAAAATTAAATTTTAAAACTAGACCTACAGAAATTAGAGAAAAACAAGCTGCAGCAGCTGTTGGACAAGCTGAACTTATGCATATTTATCAAAATTTTTTAGGTGAATATAATCAAGGAGTTGCACAAGTCCTTTTAACTAAAGATGATTTTAAAGAGGGAGAAAGAAAAACAAATACAACAAATACTTTAGAAACTCTTTTATCTTTTGGAGTAATTCCAATAGTAAATGCTAATGATACAATCTCTACTTTTGAAATAGAATTTAGTGATAATGATAGACTATCAGCTAGTGTTGCTTCATTATTAAAATCAGACCTTTTAATAATTTTAACAGATATAGATGCACTTTATGATTCAAATCCTAAAACTCATCCTGAAGCTAAAAGAATATCTTATGTAGAAAAAGTTACTGATGATATTTTAAAAATGGGTGGAGAAAAAGGGAGTGAATTTAGTGTAGGTGGAATGGAAACTAAACTTCTAGCAGCTAGAGAGTGTTATGATGGTGGAGTTATGATGGCTATAATAGATGGTTCAAATCCTTTATATATTGAAGATTTAATTCAAGGAAAAGATATAGGAACAATTTTTGGTTGTTCTAAATAA
- a CDS encoding alanyl-tRNA editing protein codes for MELEIIKCIKNKKNYEITVNYLEENSLKFYIDGKGGQLGDRGHIGEAKVLEVLPDKIIIDRELEIGKYSYSIDMKRREDIAVQHTAEHLFSGIATKYFGLHNVGFRMAEEVTTVDLDSDNISEEIVKKLEKKVNEVIKNGAKVIEKNVTISEAKELPLRKPLSEKIKEGLVRIVEIENYDFCACAGFHLKNIQEARVLKILSHERIKGKYTRFYLLAGDRAIGDYNKKSEVIKELNHKFSCRDNEIIEMLEKYMIEHENLKRAYGFLNQKYSKNIFETLIKTSTVIKNKKFVIYEDEKDVINEVRKYFSDRDETFIGISDSAIMLSSNTLNCNEIIKKIVEKKNTLKGGGSQNQGNIKGTATKEEIMELLNNIL; via the coding sequence TTGGAACTAGAGATAATAAAATGTATAAAAAATAAAAAAAATTATGAAATAACTGTAAATTATTTAGAAGAAAATTCTTTAAAATTTTATATAGATGGAAAGGGTGGACAATTAGGTGATAGAGGTCATATAGGTGAAGCTAAAGTTTTAGAAGTTCTACCTGATAAAATTATAATAGATAGAGAATTAGAAATTGGAAAATACTCATATTCTATAGATATGAAAAGAAGAGAGGATATAGCTGTTCAACATACAGCAGAACATTTATTCTCAGGAATTGCTACGAAATATTTTGGATTACATAATGTAGGGTTTAGAATGGCTGAGGAAGTTACTACTGTTGATTTAGATAGTGACAATATTTCAGAAGAAATTGTAAAAAAGTTAGAGAAAAAAGTAAATGAAGTAATAAAAAATGGTGCTAAAGTAATAGAAAAAAATGTAACTATTTCAGAGGCAAAAGAATTACCCCTTAGAAAACCACTTAGTGAGAAAATTAAAGAAGGTCTTGTAAGAATTGTAGAAATAGAAAATTATGATTTTTGTGCTTGTGCAGGATTTCATCTAAAAAATATTCAAGAAGCGAGAGTTTTAAAAATTCTTTCTCATGAAAGAATAAAAGGAAAATATACAAGATTTTATTTATTAGCTGGGGACAGAGCCATTGGAGATTATAATAAAAAATCAGAAGTTATAAAAGAATTAAATCATAAATTTAGTTGCAGAGACAATGAAATTATTGAAATGTTAGAAAAATATATGATAGAGCATGAAAATTTAAAAAGAGCTTATGGATTTTTAAATCAAAAATATTCAAAAAATATATTTGAAACTTTAATAAAAACTTCAACAGTTATAAAAAATAAAAAATTTGTGATTTATGAAGATGAAAAAGATGTTATTAATGAAGTTAGAAAATATTTTTCTGATAGAGATGAAACATTTATAGGAATTTCAGATAGTGCAATTATGTTAAGTAGTAATACTTTAAATTGTAATGAAATTATTAAAAAAATTGTTGAAAAGAAAAATACCTTAAAAGGTGGTGGAAGTCAAAATCAGGGAAATATAAAAGGAACTGCTACAAAAGAGGAAATAATGGAGTTATTAAATAACATATTATAA
- the nox gene encoding H2O-forming NADH oxidase, which produces MSKIVVVGANHAGTATINTILNNYPNNEVVVFDRNSNISFLGCGMALWIGKQISGPEGLFYSSKETLESKGAKIHMETEVNNIDFEKKVVFATGKNGEKYEESYDKLILSTGSLPIDLNIPGKDLKNVQFVKLYQHAADVIEKLKSQDLKDIVVVGAGYIGVELVEAFQRCGKNVNLVDLSDSCLSGYYDTEFRNMMSKNLSDNGIKVNYGEKVLEIKGTDKVEEVVTDKKTYKADMVILAVGFVPNNILGKGTLELFKNGAYKVDLTQKTSLDDVYAIGDCATVFDNSIENTNYIALATNAVRSGVVAAHNVCGTKLESIGVQGSNGISIFGLNMVSTGLTLEKATRLGYNAIATDYEDLQKPAFIEHNNNKVKIRIVYDKETRRVLGAQMASKQDISMGIHMFSLAIQEKVTIDKLKLLDIFFLPHFNQPYNYITMAALSAK; this is translated from the coding sequence ATGAGTAAAATAGTAGTAGTGGGAGCAAATCATGCTGGAACAGCTACAATAAATACAATATTAAATAATTATCCTAATAACGAAGTAGTAGTTTTCGATAGAAATTCAAACATTAGCTTTTTAGGTTGTGGAATGGCTTTATGGATAGGGAAACAAATTTCTGGACCAGAGGGATTATTTTATTCTTCTAAAGAAACTTTAGAATCTAAAGGAGCAAAAATTCATATGGAAACTGAAGTTAATAATATAGATTTTGAAAAGAAAGTTGTTTTTGCAACTGGAAAAAATGGAGAAAAATATGAGGAATCATATGACAAATTAATACTTTCAACAGGTTCATTACCAATTGACTTAAATATTCCAGGAAAAGATTTAAAAAATGTTCAATTTGTTAAATTATATCAACATGCAGCAGATGTTATAGAAAAATTAAAAAGTCAAGATTTAAAAGATATCGTTGTAGTTGGAGCTGGATATATTGGAGTAGAGTTAGTTGAAGCGTTCCAAAGATGTGGAAAAAATGTAAATCTTGTTGATTTAAGTGATAGTTGCTTATCAGGATATTATGATACTGAATTCAGAAATATGATGAGTAAAAATTTATCTGATAATGGAATTAAAGTAAATTATGGAGAAAAAGTTTTAGAAATAAAAGGAACTGATAAAGTAGAAGAAGTTGTAACTGATAAGAAAACTTATAAAGCTGATATGGTAATTTTAGCTGTTGGTTTTGTTCCAAATAATATTTTAGGAAAAGGAACTCTTGAATTATTTAAAAATGGAGCTTATAAAGTAGATTTAACTCAAAAAACAAGTTTAGATGATGTTTATGCTATTGGAGATTGTGCTACTGTATTTGATAACTCTATTGAAAATACAAATTATATAGCTTTAGCTACTAACGCTGTTCGTTCTGGAGTAGTAGCAGCTCATAATGTATGTGGAACAAAATTAGAAAGTATAGGAGTACAAGGTTCTAATGGAATTTCTATATTTGGATTAAATATGGTTTCAACAGGATTAACTTTAGAAAAAGCTACTAGATTAGGATATAATGCTATTGCTACTGACTATGAAGATTTACAAAAACCAGCTTTCATAGAGCATAATAATAATAAAGTAAAAATTCGTATAGTTTATGATAAAGAAACAAGAAGAGTTTTAGGAGCTCAAATGGCTTCAAAACAAGATATATCTATGGGAATTCATATGTTTTCATTAGCTATTCAAGAAAAAGTAACTATTGATAAATTAAAATTATTAGATATTTTCTTCTTACCTCATTTCAATCAACCATATAACTATATAACTATGGCTGCTTTAAGTGCAAAATAA
- a CDS encoding type II toxin-antitoxin system HicB family antitoxin produces the protein MEKSYKYIAVIKQLENGKFLIKFPDFEGITGLAEKEEGIEKIATGILKAKLQELKDENLEIPTAKEIMEIQKTLQEGEFTTYITINNLIKFNINKENVKETFDNFRNKSEEMLKGDFKENVEKIYNKSEEFVKNKIGTNVKSENYHFIGVVGGILYILGAFMPFVGANIPFFGKIRFGVTTLGRLKDFQGFVDISQQTFTIRFIVILFIMSGAFTAYSAYKKHKFYFKSGILISAVLYIMSFLYLFIQIMSIDKEARPYIGFSFAWIVLFLGLISMGVSFILQNKNPDESEEISQEE, from the coding sequence ATGGAAAAATCATATAAATATATAGCTGTAATAAAACAATTAGAAAATGGAAAATTTTTAATAAAATTTCCAGATTTTGAAGGAATAACAGGATTAGCTGAAAAAGAGGAAGGGATAGAAAAGATAGCTACTGGAATATTAAAAGCAAAGTTACAAGAATTAAAAGATGAAAATCTAGAAATACCAACAGCAAAAGAAATAATGGAAATACAAAAAACTTTACAAGAGGGGGAATTTACAACTTATATAACTATTAATAACTTAATAAAATTTAATATTAATAAAGAAAATGTAAAAGAAACTTTTGACAATTTTCGTAATAAATCTGAAGAAATGTTGAAAGGTGATTTTAAAGAAAATGTAGAAAAAATTTATAATAAATCTGAAGAGTTTGTAAAAAATAAAATAGGAACTAATGTAAAAAGTGAAAACTATCATTTTATAGGTGTAGTAGGTGGAATTTTATATATATTAGGAGCGTTTATGCCTTTTGTTGGGGCTAATATACCTTTCTTTGGAAAAATAAGATTTGGAGTGACAACTTTAGGAAGATTAAAAGATTTCCAAGGATTTGTAGATATATCTCAACAAACATTTACTATTAGATTTATAGTTATATTATTTATAATGAGTGGAGCTTTTACAGCTTATTCAGCTTATAAAAAACATAAATTTTATTTTAAATCAGGAATATTAATTTCTGCTGTTTTATATATAATGTCATTTTTATATTTATTTATTCAAATTATGAGTATCGATAAAGAAGCAAGACCTTATATTGGATTTTCTTTTGCTTGGATTGTATTATTTTTAGGATTAATCTCAATGGGAGTATCTTTTATTTTACAAAATAAGAATCCAGATGAATCAGAAGAAATTTCTCAGGAGGAATAA
- the rfbD gene encoding dTDP-4-dehydrorhamnose reductase: MILITGANGQLGFDFQRLFKEKNIEYIATDVNELDITDIEKVRAFVKDKNISLIINCAAYNNVDKAEDEIELCTKLNTYAPRDLAIVSKEIGAEYITYSTDFVFDGKKNSPYTENDTPNPLSTYGKTKYLGEQEVLKNYEKSFVVRSSWVFGIANNNFNKQVINWSNEKTQLSLVDDQVSSPTYSRDLAYFTWKLIQTKKYGLYHFSNDGEASKYDQGKYLLNKIGWNGELKKAKTSDFNLKAQRAPYTKLSSEKIEKLLNEKIPTWQNGIDRFLKENK, from the coding sequence ATGATATTAATTACAGGAGCTAATGGACAACTTGGTTTTGATTTTCAAAGATTATTTAAAGAAAAAAATATAGAATATATAGCTACTGATGTAAATGAATTAGATATAACAGATATAGAAAAAGTAAGAGCTTTTGTAAAAGATAAAAATATATCTTTAATTATAAATTGTGCTGCCTATAATAATGTTGATAAAGCAGAAGATGAAATAGAACTTTGCACAAAGTTAAATACCTATGCCCCTAGAGATTTAGCAATAGTTTCTAAAGAAATAGGTGCTGAATATATAACATACTCTACTGACTTTGTATTTGATGGTAAAAAAAATTCCCCATATACAGAAAATGACACTCCTAATCCTTTATCTACTTATGGAAAAACAAAATATTTAGGGGAACAAGAAGTTTTAAAAAATTATGAGAAATCTTTTGTAGTAAGGAGTTCTTGGGTTTTTGGTATTGCTAACAATAATTTTAACAAACAAGTTATTAACTGGAGTAATGAAAAAACACAACTATCTTTAGTAGATGACCAAGTGTCAAGTCCTACATATTCTAGAGATTTAGCTTATTTCACTTGGAAACTTATTCAAACAAAAAAATATGGACTTTATCATTTCTCAAATGATGGAGAAGCTTCAAAATATGACCAAGGAAAATATCTATTAAATAAAATTGGTTGGAATGGGGAATTAAAAAAAGCTAAAACTAGTGATTTTAATTTAAAGGCTCAAAGAGCACCTTATACAAAGTTAAGTAGTGAAAAAATTGAAAAACTTTTAAATGAAAAAATTCCAACTTGGCAAAATGGAATTGATAGATTTTTAAAAGAAAATAAATAA
- a CDS encoding glutamate-5-semialdehyde dehydrogenase, translating into MYIENLGLLAREAEIQIAQLSTEIKNEVLLKSAEALLKNSTKIIEINKKDVEKAKESGVKDAFIDRLTLTEKRIKDMADGLKQIVSLNDPVGEFIYGKTLPNGLIIQQKRVPLGVVAIIFESRPNVTADAFGLCLKSGNAVILRGGKEAINTNIAIVKVFKEVLKECNLNENAIQIVENTSHEIANELMKAHEYIDVLIPRGSSRLINTVINNSTIPCIQTGVGNCHIFVDESGKLDDAINIIINAKTQRPGVCNAVETLLIHKNIAKDLLPNLGRELISRNVEIRGDETVRKYIENSVEATKEDWATEYEDYIVAIKIVEGLDEAIKHIAKYGTKHSECIVTENYSNAQRFLNEIDAAAVYINASTRFTDGGQFGFGAEIGISTQKLHARGPMGLKELTTTKYVIMGNGQVRK; encoded by the coding sequence ATGTATATTGAAAATTTAGGATTATTAGCAAGAGAAGCTGAAATACAGATTGCTCAACTTTCAACTGAAATTAAAAATGAAGTTTTACTAAAATCTGCTGAAGCTCTTTTAAAAAATTCTACTAAAATTATAGAAATCAATAAAAAAGATGTAGAAAAAGCTAAAGAATCTGGAGTAAAAGATGCTTTTATAGATAGACTTACTCTAACAGAAAAAAGAATTAAAGATATGGCTGATGGCCTAAAACAAATTGTTTCTTTAAATGACCCTGTAGGAGAATTTATATATGGAAAAACTTTACCTAATGGACTTATTATTCAACAAAAAAGAGTTCCTTTAGGAGTAGTAGCTATAATTTTTGAATCTCGTCCAAATGTTACAGCTGATGCTTTTGGATTATGTCTAAAAAGTGGGAATGCTGTTATTTTAAGAGGTGGAAAAGAAGCTATAAATACTAATATTGCCATTGTAAAAGTTTTTAAAGAAGTTTTAAAAGAATGTAATTTGAATGAAAATGCAATTCAAATCGTTGAGAATACAAGTCATGAAATTGCAAATGAACTTATGAAAGCTCATGAATATATTGATGTCTTAATCCCTAGAGGAAGTTCAAGACTTATAAATACAGTTATTAATAATAGTACAATTCCTTGTATCCAAACAGGAGTTGGAAATTGCCACATTTTCGTTGATGAAAGTGGAAAATTAGATGATGCTATAAATATAATTATAAATGCAAAAACTCAAAGACCTGGTGTTTGCAATGCTGTTGAAACTCTTTTAATTCATAAAAACATCGCTAAAGATTTACTTCCTAATTTAGGAAGAGAATTAATTTCTAGAAATGTAGAAATTAGAGGAGATGAAACAGTAAGAAAATATATAGAAAATTCTGTTGAGGCTACTAAAGAAGATTGGGCAACAGAGTATGAAGATTATATTGTAGCAATAAAAATTGTAGAGGGATTAGATGAAGCTATAAAACATATAGCAAAATATGGAACTAAACATTCAGAATGTATAGTTACAGAAAATTATTCTAATGCTCAAAGATTTTTAAATGAAATTGATGCTGCTGCTGTATATATTAATGCTTCCACAAGATTTACAGATGGTGGTCAATTTGGTTTTGGAGCTGAAATAGGAATTAGTACTCAAAAACTTCATGCTAGAGGTCCTATGGGATTAAAAGAACTTACTACAACTAAATATGTAATAATGGGAAATGGGCAAGTAAGAAAATAA